A region of uncultured Draconibacterium sp. DNA encodes the following proteins:
- a CDS encoding M14 family zinc carboxypeptidase yields MRRSVTTILILFLVIFSQAQEKLSYFLPDDVSYNSEIPTPEAFFGQKMGEWHLTHDQVLYYVKTIARSTDRAILYEYARSYENRPLVHLVFTSPENQQNLDDLKELHYNFSEPGEDIAKSDVPLVVSLTYGVHGNESSATNASVLTAYYLAAAEGAKIDELLKKNIIIVDPCLNPDGFTRQSMWANMHQSATPNGDNNSRQFQEVWPAGRTNHYWFDLNRDYLLLVHPESKGRVQKFHEWKPNIVTDHHEMGANSTFFFQPGVPSRNNPLTPEKNYELTHKIGDYHAKLLDKIGSAYFTEEQYDDYYFGKGSSYPDVNGSIGILFEQGGFRGRYRNTSNGQKTLAFGIRNQFVTSLSTLEAAMNLHDELLDMQKEFYNSALDLGAKSKTKAYIFGSSSDRVKTQQFVDLLNRHQIDVYLNKSKLEADGQSFESGSSYVVPVNQKQYRLIQSIFEEVHEFTDTTFYDVSTWTFPHAYDLHYAKLGSLNSVSLSDEPVEAQKITGKLIEASNPIGYLFRWDEYSTAEALYNIQDAGLRTYVATKEFSIPGNDDEEAFSYGSIFIPLQDQIMSDSQANAFLKNVAQRTGVDIYAVSSGLTPKGIDLGSNSFAPLSKPKILTFAGGNANSHDVGEIWHLFDQRYHIPLTLAESNSLSKIKLSSYTTIILSGNFQEWGSTEINKLKGWVSDGGTLIAYKDATTWAAKNGIGSTTFKKPVSSDTTRYLTYAERGKERSLNSISGAIFETNIDISHPLCFGYSDKQLAVFKSSTTVANSLNKKYTEPVKFSQSPYLSGWVSEDNINRLKNTPVVTVQNIGSGKLISYHDNMTFRGTWLGTNKLFSNSVFFGDIIR; encoded by the coding sequence ATGAGACGATCTGTTACAACAATTTTGATTTTATTTCTTGTTATTTTTTCACAAGCGCAGGAAAAACTATCCTACTTTTTACCTGACGACGTTTCTTACAATAGCGAAATTCCCACGCCTGAAGCGTTTTTCGGGCAAAAAATGGGAGAATGGCACCTCACTCACGACCAGGTTTTGTACTATGTTAAAACAATTGCCAGAAGTACCGATCGGGCAATACTTTATGAATATGCCCGATCATACGAAAACAGACCGCTCGTTCACCTGGTTTTTACATCGCCCGAGAACCAGCAGAATCTGGATGACTTAAAAGAATTACACTATAATTTCTCCGAGCCGGGAGAAGATATTGCCAAAAGCGATGTGCCACTGGTTGTAAGTTTAACTTATGGCGTTCATGGTAATGAATCGAGTGCCACAAATGCCTCGGTGCTAACAGCCTACTACCTGGCTGCTGCCGAGGGGGCAAAAATTGATGAGTTGCTGAAAAAGAACATTATTATTGTTGATCCGTGTTTAAATCCTGATGGTTTTACCCGCCAAAGTATGTGGGCCAACATGCACCAAAGTGCAACGCCCAACGGCGATAATAACTCCCGCCAGTTTCAGGAAGTTTGGCCGGCCGGACGAACAAATCATTACTGGTTCGATCTGAACCGCGATTATTTGCTGCTGGTACATCCCGAGAGTAAAGGCCGCGTGCAGAAATTTCATGAATGGAAACCGAACATCGTTACCGATCATCACGAAATGGGCGCCAACTCAACCTTCTTTTTCCAGCCAGGTGTGCCAAGCCGAAACAATCCGCTTACTCCTGAGAAGAACTACGAGCTTACCCATAAAATAGGCGATTACCATGCGAAATTATTAGATAAAATCGGCTCAGCCTATTTTACTGAAGAACAATACGATGACTATTACTTCGGAAAAGGATCGTCGTACCCTGATGTAAACGGGAGCATTGGTATTCTTTTCGAACAAGGTGGTTTTAGAGGCCGATACCGAAATACATCAAACGGACAAAAAACACTGGCATTTGGTATACGCAACCAGTTTGTGACCAGCCTGTCGACATTGGAAGCCGCCATGAATTTACACGACGAGTTGCTTGATATGCAAAAAGAATTCTACAACTCGGCACTCGACCTGGGTGCGAAAAGTAAAACCAAGGCCTACATCTTTGGCAGTAGTTCCGACCGTGTTAAAACACAACAGTTTGTTGATTTGTTAAACCGCCACCAAATTGATGTTTACCTAAACAAAAGTAAGCTGGAAGCTGATGGACAAAGTTTTGAAAGCGGAAGCAGTTATGTTGTTCCGGTAAATCAAAAGCAATACCGGTTGATCCAATCAATATTTGAAGAAGTTCACGAATTTACCGACACTACTTTTTATGATGTTTCGACCTGGACTTTCCCACACGCTTACGACCTGCACTATGCAAAACTCGGTAGTCTTAACAGCGTTTCGTTATCGGACGAGCCGGTTGAAGCTCAAAAAATTACCGGGAAATTAATTGAAGCCAGCAACCCGATTGGGTACCTGTTCCGCTGGGACGAATATTCAACAGCTGAAGCACTCTATAATATTCAGGATGCCGGCTTACGCACTTATGTAGCCACAAAAGAATTCTCGATTCCGGGCAATGATGACGAAGAAGCATTTTCGTACGGAAGTATTTTTATCCCGCTGCAAGACCAAATTATGTCGGACAGCCAGGCAAATGCATTCTTAAAAAATGTTGCACAAAGAACCGGAGTTGATATCTACGCCGTATCAAGCGGATTAACACCCAAAGGAATTGATTTGGGAAGCAACAGTTTTGCGCCACTTTCCAAACCAAAAATTTTGACTTTTGCAGGTGGTAATGCCAACAGCCACGATGTTGGCGAGATCTGGCATCTTTTCGATCAACGCTACCATATTCCATTAACACTGGCAGAAAGTAATTCGCTAAGCAAAATAAAACTTAGTAGCTACACAACTATTATTCTGAGTGGAAATTTCCAGGAATGGGGATCAACAGAAATCAACAAGTTAAAAGGCTGGGTTAGCGACGGTGGAACTTTAATCGCCTATAAAGACGCTACTACATGGGCTGCCAAAAACGGAATTGGCAGCACTACTTTTAAAAAGCCTGTTTCGTCCGATACAACACGTTATTTAACTTATGCCGAACGCGGTAAAGAACGAAGCCTGAATTCCATTAGCGGTGCTATTTTCGAAACCAATATCGATATAAGCCACCCCTTGTGTTTTGGATATTCCGACAAACAGCTGGCTGTTTTTAAATCGAGTACAACAGTGGCCAATTCGCTCAATAAGAAATATACCGAGCCGGTTAAATTCAGCCAATCGCCTTACCTCAGCGGATGGGTTTCAGAAGACAATATAAACCGGCTAAAAAATACACCCGTAGTTACTGTTCAGAATATAGGAAGTGGCAAACTAATAAGCTACCACGACAATATGACATTTAGAGGAACATGGCTGGGGACCAATAAACTGTTTTCAAATTCAGTATTTTTCGGAGACATAATCCGATAA